Proteins from a genomic interval of Rubinisphaera italica:
- a CDS encoding DUF3885 domain-containing protein: MKFEAFWRSEFPTCAAIPYLLRDAYPERWVRFHSLPESKRYAENETEYQIILHRHNAVLDQLATQDVPLLLASTEFGETTTPTRADSPLVALDPSARCDWTFKADPADSENYYRYLFISEWKWKPGIFDPILRLVADWKIVDTMIVCPTANWICHPYNGGADFILPNRQSRDQLKARFADWLSSHPRGF; encoded by the coding sequence TTGAAGTTCGAGGCGTTCTGGCGGTCCGAGTTTCCGACGTGCGCCGCGATACCTTACCTGCTTCGTGACGCATATCCGGAACGATGGGTACGTTTCCATTCGTTGCCGGAGTCCAAGCGGTACGCGGAAAACGAAACCGAATACCAGATCATTCTGCATCGACACAACGCCGTACTTGATCAGCTCGCAACACAGGACGTGCCGCTACTGCTGGCCTCCACGGAATTTGGAGAAACCACAACCCCGACTCGAGCAGATTCGCCGCTAGTTGCACTTGATCCTTCCGCGCGGTGCGATTGGACTTTCAAGGCTGATCCTGCTGATAGCGAAAACTACTATCGCTATCTGTTCATAAGCGAATGGAAATGGAAACCCGGGATCTTCGATCCAATACTCAGATTGGTGGCCGACTGGAAGATCGTCGATACAATGATCGTCTGCCCTACTGCAAATTGGATCTGTCATCCGTATAATGGTGGCGCAGATTTCATACTTCCAAACAGACAAAGTCGCGATCAACTCAAAGCTCGTTTTGCCGACTGGCTTTCAAGCCATCCACGCGGGTTCTGA
- a CDS encoding hydroxyisourate hydrolase, with amino-acid sequence MQFQTRILASLFVICQLGCGGTSSKPDYLSELTKLQGTVTVDGSPAAGVDVTFTPTEGSTKITRIAMGRTDENGVYTLYSPPGGAGVEMSDYPGVLPGVYKVTFSRFMLQDGTFWNSRTATEGPMNVGAEETVPAALVSPMTTPHEATVEFDDSQVYDFELTTKK; translated from the coding sequence ATGCAATTTCAGACGCGAATCCTGGCCAGTTTGTTTGTTATATGCCAGCTTGGTTGTGGCGGCACCAGTTCAAAACCGGACTATTTGTCCGAATTGACAAAACTCCAGGGAACAGTCACGGTTGATGGCAGTCCGGCAGCAGGAGTCGATGTAACGTTCACCCCGACGGAGGGCTCGACCAAAATTACTCGGATTGCAATGGGACGCACCGATGAGAACGGAGTTTATACTCTTTATTCGCCTCCAGGAGGTGCCGGAGTAGAGATGTCTGATTACCCCGGCGTGTTACCGGGTGTTTACAAAGTGACGTTCAGCAGATTTATGCTGCAGGATGGTACATTCTGGAACTCGCGGACGGCTACGGAAGGTCCAATGAACGTAGGTGCCGAAGAAACTGTTCCTGCAGCTTTGGTGAGTCCAATGACTACGCCGCACGAAGCCACGGTCGAATTCGACGACTCCCAGGTTTATGACTTTGAATTGACGACTAAAAAATAA